In Archocentrus centrarchus isolate MPI-CPG fArcCen1 chromosome 22, fArcCen1, whole genome shotgun sequence, one DNA window encodes the following:
- the lrrc9 gene encoding leucine-rich repeat-containing protein 9 isoform X2 produces the protein MRGDIHRVMLPSEKQKNRIEDEEEVVKKLCMANGVSYEKIAQEGSSITSLEMFFSGFPRVVGLSFFPRLCQLTIVGQNIQCIEGLECCPLLQELWIVQCHLTEISGLQNCLQLEKLYLYENKISEIKNLELQVHLEVLWLNSNCITKIQGLDTLLNLKELNLADNIIEKIGHSLDPNVNLQKLSLSGNRISSFKELAQLSRLPRLSELALKDPTSTPNPVCLLSNYDTHILYHVPSLQRLDIYDVSSKQIKEAAESAVKKKMMYYNMRVRTAQRNLVEARLSLTERKKTLSQLPEECIRTLTHALKCLERELSMVPVSCKKPVCMSENAPGGPPQLDKGLTERNESASDISGDPSMEHKILAKIEVLRERLKLWTRRLDEIDFWYESDLAQATSRKEYTVQFLLMELESVGNIRLEEGCSTDLWFKSCCELLLSCFSSPDYKIYGITGIKVNRVIRIQNSALRLCFEDKLHSFLASEDLSSQNYRRQLEYLFYVADPEKCEKDETLHILEEGFKTAEEEQAMEKDGAIPLSNSLSVSEQSRIEYALRQARQGDTKRSMDTMPFRHGQVIVSKVFVGNSMPIRDGEPVDRSNYPQVYSVYRNVDAKQRSAVSEETPCSTKTHAECSPCRRQWFVFDYEFVLPEYIIYYEYITQDKDKPTLLSHSTDRDPTLSNDIALDKEVLIMEPVLKPQPRLLSFDDKILLSVARANILSQITVLNLHGNSLSKVKEISSLTVLRHLTISFNEFTQLDDISYMPNLEFLDASFNHLVTLEGLRGLGQLKQLDVRWNKLTKAREDTAVLSKHTPALLKLDTRYNPWNRPEAVRMTILGRLTTLTHLDDVLVAEEEAAEAVQKSAGSKINQASLLAQSRTDSGRPHSLSLLSTAQLLCHLSPAPWGLGKELESDWMAKITTLNLDNQRISKLINLSKLVNLRWASFNDNEISKVEGLDNCLKLEELSLNNNSISTLSGLTQLHCLNKLSVDGNQLTSLDVSALDQLSNLSFLSAENNCISSLHGIQRLRSLLELYIGSNQISTSRDIYYLKGLTNLIILDLYGNLLVEKLENYRIHVVFHLPFLKALDGIAVEVSECESAKNMFMGRLTTDTVAEKLGHSNYTEIAHLNLQSCSIRIVDLSPPDLFCNLRCINLDHNNLTSFSGLIHLPNVKALCLNYNHIESVLPRQKPQGHLTSRQILYSKVPSSGYSQQSTSKSSRDTGSTGSLEPLMGSLEVLHLSHNGISNMANLQLSRLTNLKALFLEGNEISQVEGLEGLHQLRELVLNKNRIKALTKNSFTAQTVLLELHLAENRIRELNHLDPLTELRKLFLNKNKLQDIAELEKLQVLPSLVELSVFGNPMARNFDHRPAVMLCLSQLQVLDGVDITLEERTRIELTNADPPPCSHHPEAPVSTSEINLPGLLPLMRHNTTLRVMSVSGGPQNVMHMHNFLQNNVDEDRYTYKTKKHMQGNFARSDQTDINFRHNRRTGNSFPTTGHLPHGNRQQEQHSRFPNRSKPPPM, from the exons ATGCGTGGCGACATTCACAG AGTTATGTTGCCGAGTGAGAAGCAAAAGAATCGCattgaggatgaggaggaggtggttaAAAAACTG TGCATGGCTAATGGCGTGTCCTACGAAAAAATTGCACAAGAGGGAAGCAGCATCACTTCACTGGAGATGTTTTTCTCTGGTTTCCCCCGCGTGGTTGGCCTCTCCTTCTTCCCAAGGCTGTGCCAGCTCACCATAGTTGGCCAGAACATACAGTGCATTGAAGGACTTGAATGCTGTCCTCTGCTTCAGGAGCTTTGGATAGTCCAGTGCCATCTGACA GAAATATCTGGACTGCAGAACTGTCTGCAGCTGGAGAAACTCTACCTTTATGAGAATAAAATCTCTgaaataaagaatttagaatTGCAGGTCCACCTAGAAGTCCTGTGGCTCAATAGCAACTGCATAACTAAGATACAG GGGTTGGACACACTTCTAAACCTTAAAGAACTAAACCTTGCTGACAACATTATTGAAAAGATCG GGCATAGCCTTGATCCTAATGTCAACCTTCAGAAACTCAGTCTGTCTGGAAACAGGATCAGCTCCTTTAAG GAGCTGGCCCAGCTTTCCCGTCTACCCCGTTTGAGCGAGTTAGCACTGAAAGACCCCACGTCGACCCCAAACCCGGTGTGTCTCCTTTCTAACTATGACACACACATTCTTTATCACGTGCCAAGCCTCCAGCGACTCGACATCTATGACGTCTCCAGCAAGCAAATCAAGGAAGCAGCTGAG tctgcagtgaagaaaaaaatgatgtacTACAATATGCGTGTACGTACAGCTCAGAGGAACCTGGTAGAGGCTCGACTCAGTctgacagagaggaagaaaactCTTTCACAGTTACCTGAAGAATGCATCAGGACTCTCACTCATGCCCTCAAGTGT CTTGAACGTGAGCTCTCCATGGTGCCGGTTAGTTGCAAGAAGccagtctgcatgtcagagAACGCACCGGGAGGGCCGCCCCAGCTGGACAAAGGcttaacagaaagaaatgaaTCAGCCAGTGACATCAGTGGGGATCCATCTATGGAGCACAAAATACTTGCTAAAATTGAAGTGCTGAGGGAACGACTGAAACTATGGACCAGGAGgctggatga GATTGACTTCTGGTACGAGAGTGATTTGGCCCAAGCCACAAGCAGGAAGGAATATACGGTGCAGTTCCTACTGATGGAGCTAGAAAGTGTTGGAAATATCCGTTTGGAGGAGGGCTGCTCCACAGATCTTTG GTTTAAATCGTGTTGTGAACTCCTGCTTTCCTGCTTCTCTTCTCCAGACTACAAAATATATGGCATCACTGGCATTAAGGTTAATAGAGTCATCCGCATTCAAAACAGTGCATTAAGGCTTTGCTTTGAGGACAAGCTGCATAGTTTTCTAGCCAGTGAAGATTTATCTTCCCA GAATTACAGACGTCAGCTGGAGTATTTATTCTATGTAGCTGaccctgaaaaatgtgagaaggATGAAACTTTGCATATTCTAGAGGAAGGCTTCAAAACAGCAGAGGAGGAACAG GCTATGGAGAAAGATGGTGCTATACCTTTATCCAATAGCTTAAGTGTGAGCGAGCAGTCCAGAATTGAGTATGCACTTCGGCAGGCCCGCCAAGGTGATACCAAGCGCAGCATGGATACGATGCCCTTCAGGCACG GGCAGGTTATTGTTTCCAAAGTGTTCGTGGGTAACAGCATGCCTATCCGAGATGGAGAACCGGTTGACAGAAGCAATTATCCCCAAGTTTACTCTGTGTATCGCAATGTGGACGCAAAACAGAGATCTGCAGTGAGTGAAG AAACACCCTGCTCCACCAAAACACACGCTGAGTGCAGCCCTTGCCGAAGGCAGTGGTTTGTGTTTGACTATGAATTTGTGCTGCCCGAGTACATCATATATTATGAATACATCACCCAG GACAAAGACAAACCTACACTGCTGAGCCATAGCACAGACAGAGATCCTACACTTTCCAATGATATTGCCCTGGACAAAGAAGTCCTCATCATGGAACCTGTACTGAAACCTCAGCCCAGATTATTGAGCTTCGATGATAAAATTCTACTTAGTGTTGCCAGAGCCAACATCCTCAGTCAAATCACA GTGCTTAACCTTCATGGCAACAGTCTCAGTAAAGTAAAGGAGATTTCCAGCCTCACGGTTCTAAGGCATCTTACCATCAGCTTCAATGAGTTCACCCAGCTTGATGACATTTCTTACATG CCAAACCTTGAGTTTTTGGATGCTAGCTTTAATCACCTGGTGACTCTCGAAGGCCTGCGGGGGCTGGGGCAGCTCAAACAACTCGATGTGCGCTGGAACAAGTTGACCAAGGCCAGAGAGGATACAGCTGTGCTCAGTAAACACACACCTGCTCTGCTGAAACTGGACACCCGATACAATCCTTGGAACAGG CCAGAGGCAGTCAGGATGACCATACTAGGCCGTCTCACCACCCTCACGCACCTGGATGATGTGCTGGTAGCAGAGGAAGAGGCTGCAGAAGCTGTTCAGAAGTCTGCTGGCTCCAAAATTAACCAG GCATCTCTTCTGGCACAGTCTCGTACCGACAGTGGCCGTCCCCACAGTCTCAGTCTGCTGTCAACAGCCCAGCTCTTGTGTCATTTGAGTCCAGCACCCTGGGGCCTCGGTAAAGAACTGGAGTCAGATTGGATGGCAAAG ATCACCACCTTGAACCTTGACAACCAGAGGATTTCCAAGCTGATCAATCTGAGTAAGCTGGTGAACCTGCGCTGGGCCTCCTTTAATGATAACGAGATCTCGAAAGTTGAGGGTCTTGACAACTGCCTGAAGCTGGAGGAGCTGTccctaaacaacaacagcatcaGCACGCTCAGTG GCCTCACACAACTGCATTGCCTAAATAAACTGAGTGTAGATGGGAATCAGCTAACCAGTCTGGATGTCTCAGCTCTCGACCAGCTGTCCAACCTGTCTTTTTTGTCAGCTGAGAACAACTGTATCTCTTCCCTTCATGGCATCCAGAGACTTCGGTCGCTTCTTGAACTCTACATCGGCAGCAACCAGATCTCTACATCCAGAGACATTTACTATCTGAAA GGATTGACAAATCTCATCATTTTGGATCTCTATGGGAATCTTTTAGTGGAGAAATTGGAAAACTATCGAATACATGTAGTGTTTCATCTCCCCTTCCTCAAAGCTCTGGATGGAATTGCAGTG GAAGTCAGTGAGTGTGAAAGTGCAAAGAATATGTTTATGGGAAGGCTAACCACTGACACCGTGGCAGAGAAGCTGGGTCACTCAAACTACACAGAAATCGCACACCTAAACCTGCAATCCTGCTCCATTAG AATAGTTGATCTTTCGCCACCAGACCTCTTTTGTAACCTGCGTTGTATCAACTTAGACCACAACAACCTCACATCCTTCTCAGGCCTCATTCACCTGCCCAACGTCAAA GCACTGTGTCTCAATTACAACCACATTGAGTCAGTTCTGCCCAGGCAGAAGCCCCAGGGGCATTTGACAAGCAGACAGATACTGTACAGCAAAGTCCCCTCCAGTGGCTACAGCCAGCAGAGCACATCCAAATCCAGCAG GGATACTGGCTCCACTGGCAGCCTGGAGCCACTGATGGGAAGCCTGGAGGTGCTTCATTTGAGTCACAATGGCATCTCCAATATGGCCAAtctgcagctcagcaggctCACCAATCTTAAAGCACTCTTTCTTGAAG GCAATGAGATCAGTCAAGTGGAAGGCTTGGAAGGGCTTCACCAGCTCAGAGAGCTTGTCTTGAACAAAAACCGGATTAAAGCTCTGACCAAGAACTCTTTCACAGCCCAGACTGTCCTACTAGAACTGCACCTAGCAGAGAACCGGATCCGGGAGCTGAACCATCTCGATCCCCTGACTGAGCTTCGCAAGCTCTTCCTCAACAAGAACAAGCTGCAG GACATCGCAGAGCTTGAGAAATTACAAGTTCTTCCCTCACTGGTAGAGCTCTCTGTTTTTGGCAATCCT ATGGCACGTAATTTTGATCACAGACCAGCAGTGATGCTGTGTCTGTCCCAGCTGCAGGTGCTAGATGGAGTGGACATCACTCTGGAGGAAAGGACCAGGATTGAACTCACTAATGCTGATCCACCA ccatgCTCCCATCATCCTGAAGCTCCCGTTTCTACAAGTGAAATTAACCTACCTGGACTGCTACCCCTCATGCGCCACAACACCACTCTAAGAGTAATGAGTGTAAGCGGAGGACCGCAGAATGTGATGCATATGCACAATTTCCTGCAAAATAATGTGGACGAAGACCGTTACACATACAAAA CTAAAAAGCACATGCAAGGCAATTTTGCTCGAAGTGACCAAACTGATATTAACTTCAGACACAACCGAAGAACGGGAAACAGCTTTCCAACCACAGGTCACCTCCCTCATGGGAACAGGCAGCAAGAACAACACAGCAG ATTCCCAAATCGCAGTAAACCTCCACCCATGTAG
- the lrrc9 gene encoding leucine-rich repeat-containing protein 9 isoform X1 has translation MRGDIHRVMLPSEKQKNRIEDEEEVVKKLCMANGVSYEKIAQEGSSITSLEMFFSGFPRVVGLSFFPRLCQLTIVGQNIQCIEGLECCPLLQELWIVQCHLTEISGLQNCLQLEKLYLYENKISEIKNLELQVHLEVLWLNSNCITKIQGLDTLLNLKELNLADNIIEKIGHSLDPNVNLQKLSLSGNRISSFKELAQLSRLPRLSELALKDPTSTPNPVCLLSNYDTHILYHVPSLQRLDIYDVSSKQIKEAAESAVKKKMMYYNMRVRTAQRNLVEARLSLTERKKTLSQLPEECIRTLTHALKCLERELSMVPVSCKKPVCMSENAPGGPPQLDKGLTERNESASDISGDPSMEHKILAKIEVLRERLKLWTRRLDEIDFWYESDLAQATSRKEYTVQFLLMELESVGNIRLEEGCSTDLWFKSCCELLLSCFSSPDYKIYGITGIKVNRVIRIQNSALRLCFEDKLHSFLASEDLSSHRNYRRQLEYLFYVADPEKCEKDETLHILEEGFKTAEEEQAMEKDGAIPLSNSLSVSEQSRIEYALRQARQGDTKRSMDTMPFRHGQVIVSKVFVGNSMPIRDGEPVDRSNYPQVYSVYRNVDAKQRSAVSEETPCSTKTHAECSPCRRQWFVFDYEFVLPEYIIYYEYITQDKDKPTLLSHSTDRDPTLSNDIALDKEVLIMEPVLKPQPRLLSFDDKILLSVARANILSQITVLNLHGNSLSKVKEISSLTVLRHLTISFNEFTQLDDISYMPNLEFLDASFNHLVTLEGLRGLGQLKQLDVRWNKLTKAREDTAVLSKHTPALLKLDTRYNPWNRPEAVRMTILGRLTTLTHLDDVLVAEEEAAEAVQKSAGSKINQASLLAQSRTDSGRPHSLSLLSTAQLLCHLSPAPWGLGKELESDWMAKITTLNLDNQRISKLINLSKLVNLRWASFNDNEISKVEGLDNCLKLEELSLNNNSISTLSGLTQLHCLNKLSVDGNQLTSLDVSALDQLSNLSFLSAENNCISSLHGIQRLRSLLELYIGSNQISTSRDIYYLKGLTNLIILDLYGNLLVEKLENYRIHVVFHLPFLKALDGIAVEVSECESAKNMFMGRLTTDTVAEKLGHSNYTEIAHLNLQSCSIRIVDLSPPDLFCNLRCINLDHNNLTSFSGLIHLPNVKALCLNYNHIESVLPRQKPQGHLTSRQILYSKVPSSGYSQQSTSKSSRDTGSTGSLEPLMGSLEVLHLSHNGISNMANLQLSRLTNLKALFLEGNEISQVEGLEGLHQLRELVLNKNRIKALTKNSFTAQTVLLELHLAENRIRELNHLDPLTELRKLFLNKNKLQDIAELEKLQVLPSLVELSVFGNPMARNFDHRPAVMLCLSQLQVLDGVDITLEERTRIELTNADPPPCSHHPEAPVSTSEINLPGLLPLMRHNTTLRVMSVSGGPQNVMHMHNFLQNNVDEDRYTYKTKKHMQGNFARSDQTDINFRHNRRTGNSFPTTGHLPHGNRQQEQHSRFPNRSKPPPM, from the exons ATGCGTGGCGACATTCACAG AGTTATGTTGCCGAGTGAGAAGCAAAAGAATCGCattgaggatgaggaggaggtggttaAAAAACTG TGCATGGCTAATGGCGTGTCCTACGAAAAAATTGCACAAGAGGGAAGCAGCATCACTTCACTGGAGATGTTTTTCTCTGGTTTCCCCCGCGTGGTTGGCCTCTCCTTCTTCCCAAGGCTGTGCCAGCTCACCATAGTTGGCCAGAACATACAGTGCATTGAAGGACTTGAATGCTGTCCTCTGCTTCAGGAGCTTTGGATAGTCCAGTGCCATCTGACA GAAATATCTGGACTGCAGAACTGTCTGCAGCTGGAGAAACTCTACCTTTATGAGAATAAAATCTCTgaaataaagaatttagaatTGCAGGTCCACCTAGAAGTCCTGTGGCTCAATAGCAACTGCATAACTAAGATACAG GGGTTGGACACACTTCTAAACCTTAAAGAACTAAACCTTGCTGACAACATTATTGAAAAGATCG GGCATAGCCTTGATCCTAATGTCAACCTTCAGAAACTCAGTCTGTCTGGAAACAGGATCAGCTCCTTTAAG GAGCTGGCCCAGCTTTCCCGTCTACCCCGTTTGAGCGAGTTAGCACTGAAAGACCCCACGTCGACCCCAAACCCGGTGTGTCTCCTTTCTAACTATGACACACACATTCTTTATCACGTGCCAAGCCTCCAGCGACTCGACATCTATGACGTCTCCAGCAAGCAAATCAAGGAAGCAGCTGAG tctgcagtgaagaaaaaaatgatgtacTACAATATGCGTGTACGTACAGCTCAGAGGAACCTGGTAGAGGCTCGACTCAGTctgacagagaggaagaaaactCTTTCACAGTTACCTGAAGAATGCATCAGGACTCTCACTCATGCCCTCAAGTGT CTTGAACGTGAGCTCTCCATGGTGCCGGTTAGTTGCAAGAAGccagtctgcatgtcagagAACGCACCGGGAGGGCCGCCCCAGCTGGACAAAGGcttaacagaaagaaatgaaTCAGCCAGTGACATCAGTGGGGATCCATCTATGGAGCACAAAATACTTGCTAAAATTGAAGTGCTGAGGGAACGACTGAAACTATGGACCAGGAGgctggatga GATTGACTTCTGGTACGAGAGTGATTTGGCCCAAGCCACAAGCAGGAAGGAATATACGGTGCAGTTCCTACTGATGGAGCTAGAAAGTGTTGGAAATATCCGTTTGGAGGAGGGCTGCTCCACAGATCTTTG GTTTAAATCGTGTTGTGAACTCCTGCTTTCCTGCTTCTCTTCTCCAGACTACAAAATATATGGCATCACTGGCATTAAGGTTAATAGAGTCATCCGCATTCAAAACAGTGCATTAAGGCTTTGCTTTGAGGACAAGCTGCATAGTTTTCTAGCCAGTGAAGATTTATCTTCCCA CAGGAATTACAGACGTCAGCTGGAGTATTTATTCTATGTAGCTGaccctgaaaaatgtgagaaggATGAAACTTTGCATATTCTAGAGGAAGGCTTCAAAACAGCAGAGGAGGAACAG GCTATGGAGAAAGATGGTGCTATACCTTTATCCAATAGCTTAAGTGTGAGCGAGCAGTCCAGAATTGAGTATGCACTTCGGCAGGCCCGCCAAGGTGATACCAAGCGCAGCATGGATACGATGCCCTTCAGGCACG GGCAGGTTATTGTTTCCAAAGTGTTCGTGGGTAACAGCATGCCTATCCGAGATGGAGAACCGGTTGACAGAAGCAATTATCCCCAAGTTTACTCTGTGTATCGCAATGTGGACGCAAAACAGAGATCTGCAGTGAGTGAAG AAACACCCTGCTCCACCAAAACACACGCTGAGTGCAGCCCTTGCCGAAGGCAGTGGTTTGTGTTTGACTATGAATTTGTGCTGCCCGAGTACATCATATATTATGAATACATCACCCAG GACAAAGACAAACCTACACTGCTGAGCCATAGCACAGACAGAGATCCTACACTTTCCAATGATATTGCCCTGGACAAAGAAGTCCTCATCATGGAACCTGTACTGAAACCTCAGCCCAGATTATTGAGCTTCGATGATAAAATTCTACTTAGTGTTGCCAGAGCCAACATCCTCAGTCAAATCACA GTGCTTAACCTTCATGGCAACAGTCTCAGTAAAGTAAAGGAGATTTCCAGCCTCACGGTTCTAAGGCATCTTACCATCAGCTTCAATGAGTTCACCCAGCTTGATGACATTTCTTACATG CCAAACCTTGAGTTTTTGGATGCTAGCTTTAATCACCTGGTGACTCTCGAAGGCCTGCGGGGGCTGGGGCAGCTCAAACAACTCGATGTGCGCTGGAACAAGTTGACCAAGGCCAGAGAGGATACAGCTGTGCTCAGTAAACACACACCTGCTCTGCTGAAACTGGACACCCGATACAATCCTTGGAACAGG CCAGAGGCAGTCAGGATGACCATACTAGGCCGTCTCACCACCCTCACGCACCTGGATGATGTGCTGGTAGCAGAGGAAGAGGCTGCAGAAGCTGTTCAGAAGTCTGCTGGCTCCAAAATTAACCAG GCATCTCTTCTGGCACAGTCTCGTACCGACAGTGGCCGTCCCCACAGTCTCAGTCTGCTGTCAACAGCCCAGCTCTTGTGTCATTTGAGTCCAGCACCCTGGGGCCTCGGTAAAGAACTGGAGTCAGATTGGATGGCAAAG ATCACCACCTTGAACCTTGACAACCAGAGGATTTCCAAGCTGATCAATCTGAGTAAGCTGGTGAACCTGCGCTGGGCCTCCTTTAATGATAACGAGATCTCGAAAGTTGAGGGTCTTGACAACTGCCTGAAGCTGGAGGAGCTGTccctaaacaacaacagcatcaGCACGCTCAGTG GCCTCACACAACTGCATTGCCTAAATAAACTGAGTGTAGATGGGAATCAGCTAACCAGTCTGGATGTCTCAGCTCTCGACCAGCTGTCCAACCTGTCTTTTTTGTCAGCTGAGAACAACTGTATCTCTTCCCTTCATGGCATCCAGAGACTTCGGTCGCTTCTTGAACTCTACATCGGCAGCAACCAGATCTCTACATCCAGAGACATTTACTATCTGAAA GGATTGACAAATCTCATCATTTTGGATCTCTATGGGAATCTTTTAGTGGAGAAATTGGAAAACTATCGAATACATGTAGTGTTTCATCTCCCCTTCCTCAAAGCTCTGGATGGAATTGCAGTG GAAGTCAGTGAGTGTGAAAGTGCAAAGAATATGTTTATGGGAAGGCTAACCACTGACACCGTGGCAGAGAAGCTGGGTCACTCAAACTACACAGAAATCGCACACCTAAACCTGCAATCCTGCTCCATTAG AATAGTTGATCTTTCGCCACCAGACCTCTTTTGTAACCTGCGTTGTATCAACTTAGACCACAACAACCTCACATCCTTCTCAGGCCTCATTCACCTGCCCAACGTCAAA GCACTGTGTCTCAATTACAACCACATTGAGTCAGTTCTGCCCAGGCAGAAGCCCCAGGGGCATTTGACAAGCAGACAGATACTGTACAGCAAAGTCCCCTCCAGTGGCTACAGCCAGCAGAGCACATCCAAATCCAGCAG GGATACTGGCTCCACTGGCAGCCTGGAGCCACTGATGGGAAGCCTGGAGGTGCTTCATTTGAGTCACAATGGCATCTCCAATATGGCCAAtctgcagctcagcaggctCACCAATCTTAAAGCACTCTTTCTTGAAG GCAATGAGATCAGTCAAGTGGAAGGCTTGGAAGGGCTTCACCAGCTCAGAGAGCTTGTCTTGAACAAAAACCGGATTAAAGCTCTGACCAAGAACTCTTTCACAGCCCAGACTGTCCTACTAGAACTGCACCTAGCAGAGAACCGGATCCGGGAGCTGAACCATCTCGATCCCCTGACTGAGCTTCGCAAGCTCTTCCTCAACAAGAACAAGCTGCAG GACATCGCAGAGCTTGAGAAATTACAAGTTCTTCCCTCACTGGTAGAGCTCTCTGTTTTTGGCAATCCT ATGGCACGTAATTTTGATCACAGACCAGCAGTGATGCTGTGTCTGTCCCAGCTGCAGGTGCTAGATGGAGTGGACATCACTCTGGAGGAAAGGACCAGGATTGAACTCACTAATGCTGATCCACCA ccatgCTCCCATCATCCTGAAGCTCCCGTTTCTACAAGTGAAATTAACCTACCTGGACTGCTACCCCTCATGCGCCACAACACCACTCTAAGAGTAATGAGTGTAAGCGGAGGACCGCAGAATGTGATGCATATGCACAATTTCCTGCAAAATAATGTGGACGAAGACCGTTACACATACAAAA CTAAAAAGCACATGCAAGGCAATTTTGCTCGAAGTGACCAAACTGATATTAACTTCAGACACAACCGAAGAACGGGAAACAGCTTTCCAACCACAGGTCACCTCCCTCATGGGAACAGGCAGCAAGAACAACACAGCAG ATTCCCAAATCGCAGTAAACCTCCACCCATGTAG